The following proteins come from a genomic window of Halomarina ordinaria:
- the thrC gene encoding threonine synthase: MAELELSTSVPEAADDGVWLACIECGATYAPFEGVIYTCEDCDGLLEARYDSYPTFEAFEGRGVWRYAAALPFEEGVSLPEGDTPLHSVPRLEADVGVRTLRIKHEGMNPTGSFKDRGMTVGVRVAQELGVERLACASTGNTSAALAAYGARADLETLVLLPSGKVAAGKLAQAGLHGARILEVDGNFDDCLDIVQALAERGEVYLLNSLNPFRLEGQKTIFFELLEQFHADEGRYPDRVVLPAGNAGNTAALYKALRELVHAGALAPGDVPKITAVQAEGSAPLVEAVEEGNDDVERWSDVETRATAIRIGYPVNARKALPGIHATGGTAVAVSDEAITEAQRALAEEGVGVEPASAASVAGLRKLRESGVVNEGEDVVCLTTGHLLKDPDAAAAAGTAPESVPNDADAVLDHIEGRRRSGSGGLLGRVRRRLG; the protein is encoded by the coding sequence ATGGCCGAGTTGGAACTCTCGACGAGCGTCCCCGAGGCGGCGGACGACGGCGTGTGGCTCGCGTGTATCGAGTGCGGCGCGACCTACGCCCCCTTCGAGGGCGTCATCTACACCTGTGAGGACTGCGACGGGTTGCTCGAGGCGCGCTACGACAGCTACCCCACCTTCGAGGCGTTCGAGGGACGGGGCGTCTGGCGCTACGCCGCCGCCCTCCCCTTCGAGGAGGGCGTCTCGCTCCCCGAGGGCGACACCCCGCTGCACAGCGTCCCGCGACTGGAAGCGGACGTCGGCGTGCGGACCCTCCGCATCAAACACGAGGGGATGAACCCGACGGGGAGCTTCAAGGACCGCGGGATGACCGTCGGCGTCCGCGTCGCCCAGGAACTGGGCGTCGAGCGCCTCGCCTGTGCCTCGACGGGGAACACGAGCGCCGCCCTCGCGGCCTACGGTGCCCGGGCGGACCTGGAGACGCTCGTCCTCCTCCCGTCCGGGAAGGTCGCGGCCGGCAAACTGGCGCAGGCCGGCCTCCACGGCGCGCGCATCCTCGAGGTCGACGGCAACTTCGACGACTGTCTCGACATCGTCCAGGCGCTCGCGGAGCGCGGCGAGGTGTACCTGCTCAACTCGCTCAACCCCTTCCGCCTGGAGGGCCAGAAGACTATCTTCTTCGAACTGCTCGAACAGTTCCACGCCGACGAGGGGCGCTACCCCGACCGGGTCGTCCTCCCCGCGGGCAACGCGGGCAACACCGCCGCGCTGTACAAGGCGCTGCGCGAACTCGTCCACGCCGGCGCGCTGGCGCCGGGCGACGTCCCGAAGATAACGGCCGTCCAGGCCGAGGGGTCGGCCCCGCTGGTGGAAGCGGTCGAGGAGGGCAACGACGACGTCGAGCGGTGGTCGGACGTGGAGACGCGCGCGACGGCCATCCGCATCGGCTACCCCGTGAACGCCCGAAAGGCCCTGCCGGGCATCCACGCGACGGGCGGCACCGCGGTGGCGGTGAGCGACGAGGCCATCACCGAGGCCCAGCGCGCGCTCGCCGAGGAGGGCGTCGGCGTCGAACCCGCCTCCGCCGCCAGCGTCGCCGGTCTCCGGAAACTCCGCGAGTCGGGCGTCGTGAACGAGGGCGAGGACGTGGTCTGCCTCACGACCGGGCACCTGCTGAAGGACCCCGACGCGGCCGCGGCCGCCGGCACCGCCCCGGAGAGCGTCCCGAACGACGCGGACGCCGTCCTCGACCACATCGAGGGACGCCGGAGGTCCGGCTCCGGTGGCCTGTTGGGGCGCGTCAGGCGCCGTCTCGGCTGA
- the serA gene encoding phosphoglycerate dehydrogenase, which yields MKVLVTDPIADAGLERLREAGHDVVTAYDVEGAELREEIRDAAGLVVRSGTEVTEELLAAAPNLVIVGRAGIGVDNIDIDAATDHGVIVANAPEGNVRAAAEHTVAMAFAAARSIPQAHARLKDGEWAKGDYLGTEVNNKTLGIVGLGRVGQEVAKRLNALGMDLLAFDPYISQERADQLGADLADLETVLDEADFLTIHTPLTPETEDLIGTAELERLGAGGYVINCARGGIIDEAALAAAVEDGTIAGAALDVFAVEPLPDDSPLLGVEDVVVTPHLGASTEAAQENVATSTAEQVIAALNEEPVLNALNAPSVDKSAFPRVRPYIELAETAGRIAVQLFEGRVNAVEVEYAGTIADEEVEIVTASALKGVFRPLEVHVNTVNAPRVAEERGIDVTESKTSQSDVFQSRVSVVVTDGEDDIRVCGTLFAGDDPRIVQIDGYRVDAIPHGHMLVARNYDKPGVIGLIGTVLGDNEVNIAGMFNARETIGGEALTVYSLDSEVPDAVIDRLEDDERIMRAQYLALNNHTNP from the coding sequence ATGAAGGTACTCGTCACGGACCCCATCGCGGACGCGGGTCTGGAGCGACTCCGTGAAGCGGGCCACGACGTGGTCACCGCCTACGACGTCGAGGGCGCCGAACTGCGCGAGGAGATACGCGACGCCGCCGGCCTCGTCGTCCGGTCGGGAACCGAGGTCACCGAGGAGTTGCTGGCCGCCGCGCCGAACCTCGTCATCGTCGGGCGCGCCGGCATCGGCGTCGACAACATCGACATCGACGCCGCCACCGACCACGGCGTCATCGTCGCCAACGCCCCCGAGGGGAACGTCCGGGCCGCAGCGGAGCACACCGTCGCCATGGCGTTCGCCGCCGCGCGCTCCATCCCGCAGGCACACGCCCGCCTCAAGGACGGCGAGTGGGCGAAGGGCGACTACCTCGGCACCGAGGTGAACAACAAGACCCTCGGCATCGTCGGCCTCGGGCGCGTCGGCCAGGAGGTGGCCAAGCGCCTGAACGCCCTCGGGATGGACCTCCTCGCGTTCGACCCCTACATCAGCCAGGAGCGCGCCGACCAGCTGGGCGCCGACCTCGCCGACCTGGAGACGGTCCTCGACGAGGCCGACTTCCTCACCATCCACACGCCCCTGACACCGGAGACGGAGGACCTCATCGGGACCGCCGAACTCGAACGCCTCGGCGCCGGCGGCTACGTCATCAACTGCGCCCGCGGCGGCATCATCGACGAGGCGGCGCTCGCGGCCGCCGTCGAGGACGGCACCATCGCCGGCGCCGCGCTCGACGTCTTCGCCGTCGAGCCGCTCCCCGACGACAGCCCGCTGCTCGGCGTCGAGGACGTCGTCGTCACCCCGCACCTCGGCGCGAGCACCGAGGCCGCCCAGGAGAACGTCGCCACCAGCACCGCGGAACAGGTCATCGCGGCGCTGAACGAGGAACCCGTGCTGAACGCGCTCAACGCCCCCTCGGTCGACAAGAGCGCCTTCCCCCGGGTCCGTCCGTACATCGAACTCGCCGAGACCGCGGGCCGCATCGCGGTCCAGCTGTTCGAGGGGCGCGTCAACGCCGTCGAGGTGGAGTACGCCGGCACCATCGCCGACGAGGAGGTCGAGATCGTCACCGCGAGCGCGCTGAAGGGCGTCTTCCGTCCCCTCGAGGTCCACGTCAACACCGTCAACGCCCCCCGGGTGGCGGAGGAACGCGGCATCGACGTGACGGAGTCGAAGACCAGCCAGTCGGACGTCTTCCAGTCGCGGGTGAGCGTCGTCGTCACCGACGGCGAGGACGACATCCGCGTCTGCGGGACGCTGTTCGCCGGCGACGACCCACGCATCGTCCAGATAGACGGCTACCGCGTCGACGCCATCCCCCACGGCCACATGCTCGTCGCGCGCAACTACGACAAACCGGGCGTCATCGGCCTCATCGGGACCGTCCTCGGGGACAACGAGGTCAACATCGCGGGGATGTTCAACGCCCGCGAGACCATCGGCGGGGAGGCGCTCACCGTCTACTCCCTCGACAGCGAGGTACCCGACGCCGTCATCGACCGGCTGGAGGACGACGAGCGCATCATGCGCGCGCAGTACCTCGCGCTGAACAACCACACGAACCCGTAG
- the serB gene encoding phosphoserine phosphatase SerB, whose translation MDLVAFDFDGTLSDSEMTVLLGRQRAVADEMAAITERAMNDEIDYATSLRQRAALLDGLPETAAERAYGDVTLRPGAADVIRDLRAAGVHVAVLTGGFERGVEAALASEGVAVDTVVANRLPVADGALTGDVEGPLVEGTKDDALASLAADLGVDLDDCVAVGDGANDLPMLEVAGLAVGFAPKPAVAPVCDVIVTSMDELGDLLADRSLA comes from the coding sequence ATGGACCTCGTCGCGTTCGACTTCGACGGGACGCTCTCCGACTCGGAGATGACGGTACTGCTCGGCCGCCAGCGTGCGGTCGCCGACGAGATGGCGGCCATCACCGAGCGGGCGATGAACGACGAGATAGACTACGCGACGAGCCTGCGCCAGCGGGCGGCCCTCCTCGACGGCCTCCCCGAGACGGCCGCGGAGCGTGCCTACGGCGACGTCACCCTCCGCCCCGGCGCGGCCGACGTCATCCGCGACCTGCGGGCGGCGGGCGTCCACGTCGCCGTCCTCACCGGCGGGTTCGAGCGCGGCGTCGAGGCGGCGCTCGCGAGCGAGGGCGTCGCGGTGGACACCGTCGTCGCCAACCGCCTCCCCGTCGCGGACGGCGCACTCACCGGCGACGTGGAGGGGCCGCTCGTCGAGGGGACGAAGGACGACGCGCTCGCCTCGCTCGCCGCCGACCTCGGCGTCGACCTCGACGACTGCGTCGCCGTGGGCGACGGCGCGAACGACCTCCCGATGCTGGAGGTGGCGGGGCTGGCCGTCGGCTTCGCCCCCAAACCGGCCGTCGCGCCCGTCTGCGACGTCATCGTCACGTCGATGGACGAACTCGGCGACCTGCTCGCGGACCGCTCGCTCGCCTGA
- the metX gene encoding homoserine O-acetyltransferase MetX, with protein sequence MTEFASLGRFEFACGESIADLVLAYEAYGEYEGDNAVLVCHALTGSANVANVGSPGRREGNEDGQARAWWDAVVGPAKPIDTTEYFVVCANVPGSCYGSSGPPATDPETGAPYGADFPPVTVGDWTRAQARLLEHLGVDDVHAVVGGSVGGMNALDWAKRYPERVDRIAAIAAAARLDPQCLALDAVARRAITSDPKWEGGDYYPGHGPTDGLGLARQLGHVMYLSKASMDEKFGRREAGREAPDTFPADPGSLFFAYRDVESYLDYQAERFVERFDANSYLYLTRAMDDYDLADGYTSDVDALAAFDGQALCLSYTGDWHFTVEQSERVAEAFRETGTATAHHVVDSDHGHDAFLAEPETLAAPLRGFLASGVRAGSVSDTATATDRSSQFAPVHTSLFS encoded by the coding sequence ATGACCGAGTTCGCCTCGCTCGGCCGCTTCGAGTTCGCCTGCGGGGAGTCGATTGCCGACCTCGTCCTCGCCTACGAGGCCTACGGAGAGTACGAAGGCGACAACGCGGTGCTCGTCTGTCACGCCCTGACGGGGAGCGCGAACGTGGCGAACGTCGGCAGCCCCGGCCGACGCGAGGGGAACGAGGACGGCCAGGCCCGCGCCTGGTGGGACGCGGTCGTCGGCCCGGCCAAACCCATCGACACGACCGAGTACTTCGTCGTCTGCGCGAACGTCCCCGGGTCGTGTTACGGCTCCTCGGGTCCGCCGGCGACCGACCCGGAGACGGGCGCCCCCTACGGCGCGGACTTCCCGCCGGTCACCGTCGGGGACTGGACGCGGGCGCAGGCGCGCCTGCTCGAGCACCTCGGCGTCGACGACGTCCACGCCGTCGTCGGCGGGAGCGTCGGCGGCATGAACGCCCTCGACTGGGCGAAGCGCTATCCCGAGCGCGTCGACCGCATCGCCGCCATCGCGGCCGCCGCCCGCCTCGACCCGCAGTGTCTCGCGCTCGACGCCGTCGCCCGTCGCGCCATCACGAGCGACCCGAAGTGGGAGGGCGGCGACTACTACCCCGGCCACGGCCCGACCGACGGCCTCGGCCTCGCGCGCCAACTGGGGCACGTCATGTACCTCTCGAAGGCGTCGATGGACGAGAAGTTCGGCCGCCGGGAGGCGGGGCGGGAGGCCCCCGACACCTTCCCGGCCGACCCCGGGTCGCTCTTCTTCGCCTACCGGGACGTGGAGTCGTACCTCGACTACCAGGCCGAGCGCTTCGTCGAGCGCTTCGACGCGAACAGCTACCTCTACCTGACGCGGGCGATGGACGACTACGACCTCGCCGACGGCTACACCTCCGACGTGGACGCGCTGGCCGCCTTCGACGGTCAGGCGCTCTGCCTCTCCTACACCGGCGACTGGCACTTCACCGTCGAGCAGTCGGAACGGGTCGCGGAGGCGTTCCGCGAGACGGGGACGGCCACCGCCCACCACGTCGTCGACTCCGACCACGGCCACGACGCCTTCCTCGCGGAACCGGAGACGCTCGCCGCCCCCCTCCGCGGGTTCCTCGCCAGCGGCGTCCGCGCGGGGTCGGTCTCCGACACCGCCACCGCCACCGACCGTTCCTCCCAGTTCGCGCCGGTCCACACGAGTCTGTTCAGCTAG